One window of the Candidatus Aminicenantes bacterium genome contains the following:
- the deoC gene encoding deoxyribose-phosphate aldolase — MTSAAEIAPRIDHTLLKPDCSERDIRRLCLEAHRHHFATVCILPHFVSLAHEQLRNSQVRVCTVVGFPLGANRSSIKAAEAELAATEGAAEIDMVMNLAAFRSGDLALVKQDIRSVVRSLPSGILIKVILETALLNEAEIRSACSLCREAGAHFVKTSTGFGPGGATVEAVRTMKSAVRDHMGVKASGGIRTLEQTMAMIAAGADRIGTSSGIDIIMETGS; from the coding sequence ATGACAAGTGCCGCTGAAATCGCCCCCCGTATCGATCATACCCTGTTGAAACCGGACTGCAGCGAGCGGGACATCCGTCGGCTGTGCCTGGAAGCCCACCGGCACCATTTCGCCACGGTCTGCATTCTGCCCCATTTCGTATCACTGGCCCACGAGCAATTACGCAATTCACAGGTCCGCGTCTGCACCGTGGTCGGATTCCCTCTCGGGGCGAACCGCAGCTCCATTAAAGCCGCGGAAGCTGAACTGGCCGCCACTGAAGGCGCCGCGGAAATCGATATGGTCATGAACCTGGCGGCTTTTCGTTCCGGTGACCTGGCCCTGGTCAAACAGGATATCCGCTCAGTGGTCCGCTCTTTGCCATCGGGCATCCTGATCAAAGTCATCCTCGAGACCGCATTGCTCAACGAGGCGGAAATCCGCTCAGCCTGCTCCCTGTGCCGGGAAGCGGGCGCCCACTTTGTCAAAACATCCACTGGTTTTGGTCCCGGAGGAGCCACGGTCGAGGCCGTGCGCACAATGAAGTCGGCAGTTCGGGATCACATGGGAGTCAAGGCTTCAGGAGGCATTCGCACCTTGGAACAAACCATGGCCATGATCGCCGCGGGCGCGGATCGCATCGGTACCAGTTCCGGCATTGACATCATTATGGAAACCGGGAGTTAA
- a CDS encoding purine-nucleoside phosphorylase, giving the protein MSLVEKLDAAVEQVRSMVKEVPRIGVVLGSGLGGFVEGFPVDSQIPFREIPGFPPVSVEGHAGRLLCGRLQNRPIMILQGRAHFYEGHTMAEVVFPVRTLCRMGVETVVLTNAAGGIGQHLQPGDLMVIRDHISLMGDNPLRGPNPSALGPRFPDLSAAYDPDLRALATRILEETGGPVREGIYAAMTGPAYETPAEVRMLAALGADAVGMSTVPEAVAARHMGVRVVAISCITNLAAGIGKQPLSHAEVTETASRTAARFQKVLTAMLKQIPLTEAVKT; this is encoded by the coding sequence ATGTCGTTGGTTGAGAAGCTGGATGCCGCGGTGGAACAGGTGCGCTCTATGGTCAAAGAAGTCCCCCGCATCGGAGTCGTGCTGGGTTCCGGCCTGGGGGGATTTGTTGAAGGTTTCCCCGTGGATTCACAAATCCCCTTCAGGGAGATTCCCGGTTTTCCGCCGGTTTCCGTGGAAGGTCATGCGGGGCGTCTCCTCTGCGGCCGTTTGCAAAACCGGCCGATCATGATTCTGCAGGGGAGGGCCCATTTCTACGAGGGCCATACCATGGCGGAGGTGGTTTTTCCCGTGCGCACCCTGTGTCGCATGGGAGTTGAAACCGTGGTGTTGACGAATGCCGCCGGCGGCATTGGTCAACACCTGCAACCCGGCGACCTCATGGTGATTCGCGATCACATCAGCCTGATGGGTGACAATCCCCTCAGGGGCCCGAATCCTTCCGCGTTGGGACCGCGTTTTCCTGATCTCAGCGCCGCATACGATCCCGACCTGCGCGCCCTGGCGACGCGTATTCTGGAAGAAACCGGGGGGCCCGTGCGCGAAGGGATCTACGCGGCCATGACCGGGCCGGCTTATGAAACTCCGGCCGAGGTACGCATGCTGGCCGCATTGGGCGCGGACGCGGTGGGGATGTCGACCGTACCGGAAGCCGTGGCGGCGCGGCACATGGGGGTACGTGTAGTAGCCATTTCCTGTATCACCAACCTGGCCGCGGGCATAGGCAAGCAGCCGCTTTCACACGCCGAAGTTACGGAAACGGCCTCCCGCACCGCCGCGCGTTTTCAAAAGGTGCTCACGGCCATGTTAAAGCAAATCCCCCTCACGGAAGCAGTCAAGACTTGA
- the cdd gene encoding cytidine deaminase: MTSELLQAARKARLKAYAPYSDFSVGCAVRSASGRVFTGVNVENASYGLTVCAERNAIFSMVAAGEYRFHVLLVAAGTDEPVPPCGACLQVMVEFALPDSYVIMAGLGDRVTEKPLIELLPLGFQFPLKGANQ, from the coding sequence TTGACCAGTGAGTTGCTGCAAGCCGCTCGAAAAGCACGTTTGAAAGCCTACGCCCCCTATTCCGATTTTTCCGTGGGATGCGCGGTCCGGTCCGCTTCCGGGCGCGTGTTCACCGGAGTCAATGTTGAGAACGCGTCTTATGGATTAACCGTCTGCGCGGAGCGAAACGCCATTTTCAGCATGGTTGCCGCCGGCGAATATCGTTTCCATGTCCTGCTGGTGGCTGCCGGGACTGATGAACCCGTGCCTCCCTGTGGTGCCTGCCTTCAAGTCATGGTTGAATTCGCGCTTCCCGACAGTTACGTGATCATGGCCGGTCTGGGAGACCGGGTTACCGAAAAACCCCTTATCGAATTGCTTCCCCTGGGATTTCAATTTCCCCTTAAAGGCGCTAATCAATGA
- a CDS encoding NupC/NupG family nucleoside CNT transporter → MPLWSILRGVLGMLLVLGIAVTFSANRRRISWRLVGMGLLIQAVLAVFLIHGKSMGAWFAPLGWPKVLVDWAGGAVVTVLGFITAGSRFVFGSLAVSAGDDSLGFFFAFQVLPTIIFFASLTAVLYHLGVLQAIVRVMATIMSRLMGTSGAESLSNSANVFIGQTEAPILVRPYITHMTRSELLTIMVGGMATVAGGVMASYIQLLGRALADAQGVPLAQAQLMFAVHLITASVMAAPASLVIAKILVPETGEPRTRGKVTLRVERESANLLDAASSGAADGLKLALNVGAMLIVFIAFVYMFNYILASLGELTHANAWLESQFGGPLSLELLLGLLLKYVAIGIGVPAADAMAFGSLFGTKVVLNEFVAYVNLVDLIKQGVLSEKSVIMATYALCGFANFSSIGIQIGGIGPMAPTRKAEIAALGLRAVLGGSLVTLLTASLAGVLIQ, encoded by the coding sequence ATGCCGTTATGGTCGATTCTGCGGGGAGTCCTGGGGATGCTTCTGGTATTGGGAATCGCGGTGACTTTTTCCGCCAATCGCCGCAGAATCAGTTGGCGCCTGGTGGGCATGGGCCTGTTGATCCAGGCGGTTCTGGCTGTTTTCCTCATTCACGGAAAATCCATGGGCGCATGGTTCGCGCCGCTGGGTTGGCCCAAGGTGCTGGTCGATTGGGCCGGGGGGGCCGTGGTGACGGTATTGGGATTCATCACGGCAGGATCCCGATTCGTGTTCGGCAGCCTCGCGGTCAGCGCCGGTGATGACAGCCTGGGATTCTTTTTCGCGTTTCAGGTTTTGCCCACGATCATCTTTTTTGCTTCCCTTACCGCGGTGTTGTACCACCTGGGCGTGTTGCAGGCGATAGTGCGGGTAATGGCCACCATCATGTCACGCTTGATGGGAACCAGCGGGGCGGAATCGCTCTCAAACAGCGCCAACGTTTTTATCGGCCAGACGGAAGCGCCGATCCTGGTGCGACCCTATATCACCCATATGACGCGATCGGAACTGCTGACCATCATGGTGGGAGGGATGGCTACGGTGGCGGGCGGGGTGATGGCCAGTTACATTCAGTTACTGGGGCGCGCACTGGCTGATGCCCAGGGAGTGCCCCTGGCTCAGGCCCAATTGATGTTTGCCGTTCACTTGATTACGGCCAGCGTCATGGCTGCGCCGGCATCGCTGGTGATCGCCAAGATCCTGGTCCCTGAAACAGGCGAGCCCCGCACCAGGGGAAAGGTGACCCTGCGGGTGGAGCGGGAGTCGGCCAATCTTTTGGATGCCGCCTCGTCCGGCGCCGCCGACGGCTTGAAGCTCGCCCTCAATGTGGGGGCCATGCTGATTGTGTTTATCGCCTTTGTGTACATGTTTAATTACATACTGGCTTCTCTTGGCGAACTGACGCATGCAAACGCGTGGCTGGAGTCGCAGTTCGGCGGACCGCTGTCACTGGAACTGTTGCTCGGGTTGTTATTGAAGTACGTGGCCATCGGCATTGGTGTGCCGGCAGCGGACGCCATGGCTTTCGGCAGCCTGTTCGGCACCAAGGTCGTGTTGAACGAGTTCGTGGCTTACGTCAACCTGGTGGACCTGATCAAGCAGGGGGTATTGTCAGAAAAATCCGTGATCATGGCCACCTATGCCCTCTGCGGGTTCGCCAATTTTTCTTCCATCGGCATTCAGATCGGCGGCATCGGCCCCATGGCCCCCACCCGCAAAGCGGAAATCGCGGCCCTGGGCCTGCGCGCCGTCCTGGGCGGCAGCCTGGTCACCCTGTTAACCGCTTCCCTGGCCGGAGTATTAATTCAGTAA
- a CDS encoding ATP-dependent RNA helicase: protein MTESVPAGTLPIDAFQDTILQQVDRHPVVILTAETGAGKSTRVPLWLWQRGMRVRVTQPRRIAARSLSHYLAEITGTPWGGAIGFQTGLDRCCSRQTRLLYLTDGVQMQREIQAKRDWDALILDEVHEWNLNQETLMGTVRENLDRGVFRKEKKKVVVMSATLQANRLSNFLKDAPVISVPGRGFPVTMHRHHPEFMLSDAAQLVAGGRNILVFLPGKREIEDFGEQLEAALKEDGLHARILPLHGELGIRDQARVFQHYSQPKVVLATDIAQTSLTIDDIDAVIDSGQKKEIQIRKGIEGLYPVDISRAECLQRAGRAGRVRSGQYILCAEREMDERPHFPEPEIRRLNLESVVLRMINWGVSPRDFPFFHSPKSGLITRALQRLEVYGAITTESAITEDGKHMAGLPVSIQSARMLLEARKSSSRVTDTVLKAIAILEAGGIVNRDFPGTSVHEGRFQSDILNQIIIWNNQRQFRAYIHHKKLSLAKEILRELRSRLKVKAVHDEWSPGEEAAVYRAILSGFTEWVFRRFGDIYSREEEEARRLDRQSILAAEPPEWITGQPFDLLVTRTNPQSGEAEQFQLALITFASRISLELLEDLSPFSYRHERSVRVRNHTAIIRHRVFFGDQLIIEYAAAPDWSQPGDRDAAIPHVLRWIRNQKEELPLNRHRKRLESEFSRLPRNLAPKKKSFNDYWTRFLCREISSRLRTDRLDLFFHFDRFNGRLQLDRLLPAAMIRKLMDARWPEKTVIAGKTVNVEYTKKGARARLPIRNFADAEPEEMFLATGQPLVLDLDGRECLDWKSAVDAYNQWKHAEVFFQRWRLRHRPARMEDIVDLDFPITFEGGKGKKNQALVFFTAPIIGKEEIVLGHFPDKESACRHMDAIREDWNARREAFRSREIERIFQKKGWRVKS, encoded by the coding sequence ATGACTGAATCCGTGCCGGCGGGCACGTTGCCCATTGATGCGTTCCAGGACACCATCCTTCAGCAGGTGGACCGCCATCCGGTCGTGATTCTCACCGCGGAAACCGGCGCCGGCAAGTCCACCCGGGTGCCTTTGTGGCTGTGGCAGCGGGGAATGCGGGTACGGGTTACCCAGCCCCGGCGGATCGCCGCCCGCTCCCTTTCACACTACCTGGCTGAAATCACCGGCACTCCCTGGGGGGGCGCCATCGGGTTCCAGACCGGCCTGGACCGCTGCTGTTCGCGGCAGACCCGATTGTTGTATTTGACCGACGGCGTCCAGATGCAGCGCGAGATCCAGGCCAAGCGTGACTGGGATGCATTGATCCTGGATGAAGTCCATGAATGGAACCTGAACCAGGAAACCCTGATGGGAACGGTTCGCGAAAACCTGGACCGGGGCGTCTTTCGCAAAGAGAAAAAAAAAGTCGTCGTCATGAGTGCCACCCTGCAGGCGAACCGCCTTTCCAATTTCCTGAAAGATGCGCCGGTGATTTCGGTTCCCGGAAGGGGATTCCCGGTCACCATGCACCGCCATCATCCGGAATTCATGCTGTCCGATGCAGCGCAATTGGTGGCAGGGGGCCGCAATATCCTGGTGTTTCTACCGGGAAAACGTGAAATCGAGGATTTCGGGGAGCAATTGGAGGCCGCCCTGAAAGAGGACGGCCTGCATGCCCGGATCCTGCCTTTGCATGGAGAACTCGGAATCCGCGACCAGGCCAGGGTGTTTCAGCATTACTCCCAGCCGAAAGTCGTCCTCGCCACGGACATCGCCCAGACCAGCCTGACCATCGACGATATCGACGCGGTGATCGATTCCGGACAAAAAAAAGAGATTCAGATCCGCAAGGGCATTGAGGGCCTGTACCCGGTCGACATCTCCCGCGCAGAATGCCTGCAGCGGGCCGGACGGGCGGGAAGGGTTCGCAGCGGCCAATACATCCTCTGCGCCGAGAGGGAAATGGATGAGCGTCCGCATTTCCCCGAACCTGAAATCCGGCGGTTGAACCTGGAGTCCGTTGTGCTGCGCATGATCAACTGGGGCGTATCCCCCCGGGATTTTCCCTTTTTTCATTCTCCAAAATCCGGATTGATCACCCGTGCCCTGCAACGCCTCGAAGTATACGGAGCCATCACGACCGAAAGCGCCATCACCGAGGACGGCAAACACATGGCGGGGCTGCCCGTGTCAATCCAGAGTGCGCGCATGCTGCTCGAAGCGCGCAAATCCTCTTCCCGCGTGACGGACACCGTACTCAAAGCCATCGCGATACTGGAAGCCGGCGGCATTGTAAACCGGGATTTTCCCGGAACTTCCGTGCATGAAGGCCGCTTTCAATCCGACATCCTCAACCAGATCATCATCTGGAACAACCAACGCCAGTTCCGCGCCTACATCCATCACAAAAAGCTCTCTTTAGCAAAGGAAATCCTGCGTGAGTTGCGCTCGCGCCTGAAAGTAAAAGCGGTCCATGACGAGTGGTCTCCCGGGGAAGAAGCGGCTGTTTACCGGGCCATCCTGTCCGGGTTCACCGAATGGGTCTTTCGCCGCTTCGGTGACATCTACAGCCGCGAGGAAGAGGAGGCCAGGCGCCTGGATCGCCAATCGATCCTGGCCGCCGAGCCCCCCGAGTGGATCACGGGCCAGCCGTTTGATCTCCTGGTAACCCGCACCAACCCCCAAAGCGGCGAGGCGGAGCAATTCCAGCTCGCCCTGATCACCTTCGCATCCCGAATTTCTTTGGAACTGCTGGAAGACCTTTCACCCTTCAGTTATCGTCACGAACGTTCAGTACGCGTCCGCAATCATACCGCGATAATCCGACACCGTGTCTTTTTCGGAGACCAGTTGATCATCGAATACGCCGCCGCCCCGGATTGGTCGCAGCCCGGAGACCGGGATGCCGCCATACCGCACGTATTGCGCTGGATTCGCAACCAGAAAGAAGAATTGCCCCTGAATCGACATCGCAAGCGCCTGGAAAGTGAATTCTCGCGCCTTCCCCGGAACCTCGCGCCGAAAAAAAAGTCTTTCAACGATTATTGGACCCGGTTCCTTTGCCGGGAAATCAGCTCGCGCTTGCGTACCGACCGCCTGGACCTGTTTTTTCACTTCGACCGATTCAACGGCCGCCTGCAACTGGATCGCCTGCTCCCCGCGGCAATGATCCGCAAACTGATGGATGCACGCTGGCCGGAAAAAACCGTGATTGCGGGAAAAACCGTAAACGTGGAATACACAAAGAAGGGTGCCCGCGCACGCCTGCCGATCCGGAACTTCGCTGATGCCGAGCCCGAGGAGATGTTCCTGGCCACCGGTCAACCACTGGTCCTGGATCTGGACGGGCGGGAATGCCTGGATTGGAAATCAGCCGTAGATGCCTACAACCAGTGGAAACACGCGGAGGTCTTTTTTCAACGCTGGCGCTTGCGACACCGGCCGGCACGAATGGAAGACATCGTGGACCTCGATTTTCCCATTACGTTCGAAGGCGGCAAAGGCAAGAAAAATCAGGCACTGGTTTTTTTCACGGCCCCGATAATTGGAAAGGAAGAGATCGTTCTGGGCCACTTTCCGGACAAAGAAAGCGCCTGTCGTCACATGGACGCCATACGTGAAGATTGGAACGCGCGACGGGAAGCATTCCGCAGCCGGGAAATCGAGCGCATATTCCAGAAAAAAGGCTGGCGCGTCAAGTCTTGA
- a CDS encoding thymidine phosphorylase, with protein METPPAFLIARKRDGKTLTPRQIRDFTSGVTSMSWTDAQVGAMLMAIYLNGLNDDELVALTEAMMESGEQLELNEVAPWRIDKHSTGGVGDKVSLVFAPLAAAVGIRVPMLSGRGLGHTGGTLDKLESIPGLECSLSAERFRQVLAETGMVIAGAESHLVPADRRLYALRDTTATIDHLGLIVSSIMSKKLAVKADALVLDVKTGSGAFTQNTKNALKLCRTMVMMGEAAGRPVTGFITRMDQPLGLCVGNALEVAEALAALRGEGPGDLMEVTFALAEAAMEFARINGDQACRRQTLQNAIDSGKALELFAGWVHAQKGDARCCEDPSLLPRAALTESVYASRTGFLTAMDARETGLAAHAAGSGRNRPGEPVDPGAGVILHRKTGDRVNAGEPLATLYSSSASRLEAGLEHLGRAAQIADAPVKEEPTVLYQIDKQS; from the coding sequence GTGGAAACTCCTCCGGCCTTTCTGATCGCACGCAAACGCGACGGAAAAACCTTAACCCCCCGGCAGATCCGGGATTTCACCAGCGGTGTCACCTCCATGAGTTGGACGGATGCCCAGGTGGGGGCCATGCTGATGGCCATCTACCTGAACGGCCTGAACGATGATGAGCTGGTTGCCTTGACGGAAGCCATGATGGAATCCGGCGAACAACTCGAACTCAACGAGGTCGCCCCCTGGCGGATCGACAAGCACAGCACCGGCGGTGTGGGCGACAAGGTCAGCCTGGTGTTCGCCCCCCTGGCGGCCGCGGTCGGGATCCGGGTGCCGATGCTTTCCGGTCGGGGTCTGGGACATACGGGCGGAACCCTGGACAAATTGGAGTCGATCCCGGGCCTTGAGTGTTCCCTGTCGGCTGAGCGATTCCGCCAGGTCCTGGCTGAGACCGGAATGGTGATTGCCGGCGCGGAATCCCACCTGGTTCCGGCCGACCGCCGCTTATACGCGCTCAGAGATACAACCGCCACTATCGACCACCTCGGCTTGATTGTCAGTAGTATCATGAGCAAAAAGCTGGCGGTGAAGGCGGACGCACTCGTGCTGGATGTCAAAACCGGATCCGGGGCTTTCACCCAAAACACAAAAAACGCATTGAAGCTATGCCGGACAATGGTCATGATGGGTGAGGCCGCCGGCCGGCCGGTAACGGGATTCATTACCCGGATGGATCAACCACTGGGCCTCTGCGTCGGCAATGCCCTGGAGGTGGCGGAAGCCCTGGCCGCACTCCGGGGAGAGGGCCCCGGGGACTTGATGGAGGTAACCTTCGCGCTGGCCGAAGCCGCCATGGAGTTTGCCCGGATCAACGGGGATCAGGCCTGCCGCAGGCAGACTCTGCAAAACGCGATCGATTCGGGAAAAGCGTTGGAATTGTTCGCCGGCTGGGTCCATGCCCAGAAAGGCGACGCGCGTTGTTGCGAGGATCCGTCACTCCTGCCCCGGGCGGCGCTGACGGAAAGCGTTTACGCATCGCGGACCGGGTTTCTGACCGCAATGGACGCGCGGGAAACCGGACTGGCCGCCCACGCGGCCGGATCCGGCCGCAACCGGCCGGGTGAACCCGTGGATCCGGGAGCCGGGGTGATTTTGCACCGCAAAACCGGTGACCGGGTCAATGCCGGTGAACCACTGGCCACTCTCTATTCCAGCAGCGCAAGCCGGCTGGAAGCGGGGTTGGAGCACCTCGGCCGCGCCGCTCAGATTGCCGATGCCCCCGTGAAAGAGGAACCCACCGTACTTTACCAAATAGACAAACAGAGTTGA
- a CDS encoding metal-dependent hydrolase, translated as MVSWNASMGNVPAGTDSVMGDTVSNNRIPGKAGGGLCYNRRRKDPDVTPIAHTMVGISGWLAVSRRFRGGEMAAFVLAANLPDVDFLLRMVPAVRSRIPHQYVTHNLVFVLLSTLLLFGLVRTIRVRWALLAVGVSHVVLDLLVTDMMDPIGFPILFPFSSRLFHVGGFPPFHRESLAVVFSWGNLGVMGLELLVFAVPLWVLAARRLQIPGAKRDFWR; from the coding sequence ATGGTGTCCTGGAACGCATCAATGGGCAACGTGCCCGCCGGCACGGATTCAGTCATGGGGGATACTGTATCAAACAACCGTATACCTGGCAAGGCCGGCGGCGGACTATGCTATAATCGCCGCAGAAAGGATCCTGACGTGACTCCCATCGCACATACCATGGTCGGAATCAGTGGTTGGCTGGCCGTTTCCCGCCGTTTTCGAGGCGGAGAAATGGCCGCCTTTGTTCTGGCGGCCAACCTTCCTGATGTGGATTTTCTCTTGCGAATGGTGCCGGCGGTGCGTTCCCGCATCCCCCATCAGTATGTCACCCACAACCTGGTTTTTGTTTTACTGTCCACCCTGCTTCTGTTCGGGCTTGTGCGCACGATCCGGGTACGATGGGCCCTGTTGGCGGTGGGCGTATCTCACGTGGTATTGGACCTGTTGGTGACAGACATGATGGATCCAATCGGCTTTCCCATTTTGTTCCCTTTTTCCTCCCGCTTGTTTCATGTCGGCGGATTCCCGCCGTTTCACCGGGAGAGCCTGGCCGTGGTTTTTTCCTGGGGAAACCTGGGCGTGATGGGCTTGGAGTTACTGGTTTTCGCGGTTCCTCTCTGGGTCCTGGCCGCAAGGCGATTGCAAATCCCGGGTGCAAAAAGGGATTTTTGGAGGTGA